TATTATTTGCATTTGCAATTGTTATGTATACATTGGCTGTCTCATCAAATAGAAATGCTTGTTTGTATTCTGCCCAAGCATATTCCGAAATAATAGCAACATCTTTTGATGATTCCGAACTGCTAATATTAACAGCTTGTATGGTAGTTATACTGCTATTATATATAGATGTTGCTGATATATTCGCTGTACCATTTCCAACAATGTGTAACATACCGAAACTGTCAATAGTAGCAACACTCTTATCATCACTATCCCATGTTATGCCAGTTTGAGTTGTGTTGGCAGGTGTATAGGAGACTGATAGTTGACAGGAGTCCCCTACTTTTAAGTTATTGGTAAGTCCCATTATATTAAGCCCTGTCAATGCTATTTCGGTTGATTGTTCCTCATAAGTAATCACACTACTACGCACAACACTTTCAGATTCTGCATTTTTCATTTTCAAATAAATAGTCTTTTCACCATAACCGGAAGACAATGTATATTGTATATTACCACCGGAATAGGAAACCAAAGACGCCCCACTTAAATCGCTACTTTCTCCAATCTTATAATGCGTGGGAGCACCTGTATAAGATGGAGTTATGGTTACATTCTGTGATATAGTTGTACTACTACCACTATTTATTGAGATTGAGTTCAAAGTTACTGCATCGGGACTAACATTCAGTCGGTCAAGATATGATTGTCTTAGTACTTCTTTCAGTTGTGCAACAATGTACAATGCGTCATTCTCCCATACTTTCTGACGGGTAGATTCATATTTAGAGGTAAATTCCTCCGCTAGTTCTAATAGTTTCGCATCTGCATTTACATTCAACATTAACTTCCCATCTTTTACGACATAAGAAAGCCCTGTTATCTTGTCATTAGCAACAACACCGCCGACCTGTGTTATTCCATCCAGTAACAGGGTGAAATCCGGATAGTAGAAATACTGACCTTTAGGCAAATAGATACTTAAGTGTAAAGTACTTCCGTTTAATGATTTCCGTACGATGGCGTTTTTCCTAATATTATCATATTCGTAGTATTCGTCAATCGTTGTGAACCAGATGTCATCACTGCCATCCTTCCCATAATTATCATTGAACCAAACAAGTAAATTTACCCAATCCAAAGTAGCAGTATGACAACAGAAATGGAACCATTTACGTTGTTCTTTCGCTTTTGCATATTCAGCTATGAAATCAGTCTTTACTACATCTTGCTCCGTAGTACTTCCACTCCCGGAAGGAAAGAAGCGTGAGCCGACAGCCTTGAACAATTTAGTCGCAGAGAACGGCAGGATATCAACTGCTGGTGAATTCTCTGCCACACTCATAAGAATGTGAGGACTTTGGATAGCGGCAGTTACAAAAACATTGTTTCCATCCGGACGGGCGAGAACCTTTATTCCACGCCCAACACGTTCGACAGCTCTTTCGCAATCAGCTTTCAAACCGGCTATTACATTATTCACATCTTTATCGTTACCAAATTTTTCTGTACCAATATTATGATAATATATACTACAACCATATTTCAGCATCATTTTCACATCCCGCCACTGTAAGTAAGGAGTCATAAAGCGATAAGTGTTTGTTGCGGACAGATCAACGGGATTGGTTGTATCCATCATGATACTTCCATTCGCCGAACAGTATGGCCAGACAGCTACACCATGAGTGAACCGGCGTTCATTGCCGCAGCCGTCCGTATATCCTAATGTCTTTTCTAAGGTTGTATCTATTATTGATTCAGGAATATCGCCTGCATCAAGATGATTTGCGTGATAGAATTTATTACTGATCGGACGACCGTTTACTCCCGCCCATACACGGCAAAAGGAAGAAGCATTTGCATCATCAGTCGTAAGACTGATAAGCATTTTTTTGTCATATTTGAGGGTTGGAAATTCTATATCTATGGAATCTACTGCTACTGGGTCAGATAAAGTAATATCCAGTTCTATCTTTTCCGAATAAGGTTTAATATAACGCACGTTCAAATAAGCGTTAAGATTCAGGGGCGTTGTTTCCTTACATTTTACTATAACTTTTGTAGCGTAATTATCGTCAACGTATACTTTGGTTATTTCATACATAGAAACAAATATCTCACTCTTTAAAGCCTCTCCTGTACTGGCGATGAACGAATCTATCGCAAAATAGAGATTACAACCTAAAGGATCATCGGATATTGTATACTCTTTTGTTGTTCCCAAGGAAGTAGGCAACTCTAATAGAACCGAGAATTGCGAGTAGATGGGATTGTCTATAACTCCTGCACTACCAGACATCTGAAATGATCCTACCTGAATTTCTGACTCGGAGAATACAAATCCCTGTGAACTCGATAAGATTTTATCATCGACTTCTTTTTTTGAATAGACTTGTCCTGGAATTCCAGATAATTTCTGCTGTTCAGTAGTTGTATAATCGTTTGTGGATAATCCTTTGCCATCTACTTTCAAGACCTTTTTATTTAACTCCTCTGTTATGACTTTATTTTGCACCGGATTGGTAGAAGTGGTACTAAGTGAGGAATCAACGGTTATAGTTGTACTGCTTCCAGTATTAACACCCTCTACAAGTTCATTAACCTTATCCTTTATGCTATTCAAGTCTTGTGCTTTTAGCACCTCGCCCGATTTAAATTCTTTTGTTAACTTATCCATATCACGCTAATTTATTTACATCTAATAAACCCGTATCTAATACCAGTTCTAAAGTCACAGGAGGAGTCACTCCGCCAGAGATTGACGACACAGAGATAAACACCCATTTACCTAATACTTTGTGAAATACAGGCATGAGCATATTATCATAATCTGTCAGAGAACTAAGTACGGGTGGAACGGCTTCCCAATTTTCCTCTTTTACAAATAAAGAACCTGGTGCAGCAGTGTCAACATCAATATTTACGTTTGTTAGTTCTCCTAATGTGTTGGCTTCCCCGCTTATATTCAATTCCTCGACTAGTGAATCTTCATCTTCTTCTATTAGAGATATTGAACTATCTTCAACTAATTCCGTCTTGCGGACAACCAAACCATTGTTAGCCTGTATTAGCTCCTCTGCGACTAACCCTTTCAAGAACGTTATGATTCCTGCAGCCCGATCATTCTCCGTTTTGCTTAGTTTCTTTTCCAGCTCCTGCGCTATCAAATCGAACAATTCATCGACTGTCGTGAACTTACCTTCCAACTCCTGAAAGTTTATTCCAATCTTTGAAAAATTTCTTTGCAATTTGAGCCGTACATCACGTCCGGTATCATTCGCTCCGTTCCACGGGACTATATTTTCATAATTATTATCCATCACGCACTATGTAAGTTCTAATTCATTTCCATCAAATTCTAACAATAGAATTTGCCAGCACATTCCATATTCAAGAGTATCTGTATCTATAAAATTCAGCATATAGTCAGCAAAGCGATTTGTTTCTAAAGTGCTTTGTTTACGAAGTCGGGCATGCTCAACCTTGACTATGCCCTGACTTTTATTACGTTCATAACTATAACTCATAAAAGCAAATGAGAAAACTTCTCCCCGTTCGCTTTTCTCTTTCATTCGACGAATTGCTTCATATATTTCCATACTACAAAAGTACCTTCCAGATAAGCCTTAAAAAAGGACAATAAAAAACCCCAAGTCCTCACGGATTTTGGGGCTAGTTTCATTTAGTTTTAACTTTAAACTTGTGACAGGAAAGCGTCTCCCGACGCAAATACTCCTCTATAACAAACACATTGCAAATATACTCTCCTTTCTTGCCTTAAAAAAGGACACTAACCACGACTCACATTCCTTTCCATTCTCTCTAATTTTTTAATCCCATCACGAACAGCTCGCGAATCAACAATTAAATCTTTCTCAAGAATAGATTGAAGCAAATCATTATTCGTATTCAAAAGAACGAATAGTTTACGCAACGTCTCTTCATCCATGATATGACCACTAACTGTATATCGGGAGGAAGAAGATACTGAATCATCAGAATAACCACCACTATATTTACCACTTTTAGTACGTACCTGCTCTAAAATTTGTGTAGTGTTCAACATTCGGATTGTTCCATTCTTTTGCGCAACATTAAAAACATCAAGAAATTGGCGTACATGAGGATTCTCTACTCCCTCATGATTGGTCACGAATTCATTTTTATGAACGGGAATAACTCCGGCAACATCATCCGGATTTCCTGTTTTAGTATATCCTTCAACATATTCATCAGAATAACCACCGGACTTCAAGCCCTTCGCTTCATCCCGTTGCTGTTTGGCTACAGCTATCTGTGCCGCACCACTAGCTACAGCTGCCGCAGCTGCAATGGCACCAAGAGCCGGACCAACAATAGGAATACCGGCCATTGCCTTATATGCTTCCATTGCAGCAACAGCAGTACTTGCAGTAATTTGTAAAACCGATACGGCAAATTGTTTGTCTGCATACTTCCTCTTTACCTGATTTAGTGCCTCTTCTTTCTCTTCTTCTAACTTAGTTGTATCCTTTCCCGCTTTTTTGGCGGCTTTTATTTCCTTGTCATATTTATGAGTTACTTTGTTCATTTCTGCATCTTGGAATCCCTGAACAGCAGAAGAAGCACTGCTCATTATACTACTTACAGCATTGAAATACTGTTCATTTCCTTCTATCTTTTTCTGAATATATTCATTATTGATTTTATTTTTTGCAATTTCGTATTCTTCCTCTGAAAGCAGCCCTTTTTTATGTTCCTCCTCAAGAGCTTTCAGTTTTAAATCTCTAATATCCTCGGCAGCGTCCAACTCATATTTTTGTATAACAGTAGCCCTATCCTTCGCTCCTTTTTCTTGAATTTTCCTCTTAGATTCTTCATATACAGACGTAAGAAGAGTAACATCCAACCCATTCTTTCGAGCTAGTTCTAATTGAGATTTATAAAAGGATTCCAGTGCTGCCAGTTGTTGGTCAGTGGAAGCCAAACCGTTCATCTTATTGAACTGGTTACTGAAATTCTGAATCTGACTAGCGCTATCCCGTACGATCTTGGCGCGCTTATCGCTAATTTGTTGTTCAAGGTTGAGAATATTATCCCCGGCCTCCTTTAAGGCTTTGGCTTTGACCTCTCCATTTTGGAACTCAAGTTCAGCAACATCGTTTTTATAATCTTTTGCAATTTCGAGTCTGGAATATAAAGAGGTAATCTCAATAGCTAAAAGGCGATTTTTATAATCTTTTTCTGTCAGCTCACCACTATCATTGAGGTTAGACTGTTCAAGCAGAAGATTTTTCTCTCCGACATTAACAGTATTCAGCCTCCTGTCCCGATATTCTTTAATTAAGTTGAGACGAGTTTCTTCTGACTTTTTTAGAGTATTGTAAATTGCGCTTTGTGCCTCACTTTCCAATTTACCCAATTCAGCCAGATGTTTCTTATCTTTTTCACTTGACTGATACTTTTTGATGATTGCCAACCTTTCAACCTGAAATTCCAGTTCTTTTTGAAGAGCATCCAACTGATATTCATTCTCCGTTCTGGCTAACGCATCAGAACTCTTTTGTAGCAATAATAATTCTTCTTTGTATGCGTTTTCTGCATTTTGCAAACGAGTAGTCCAAGGCTTCTTGTCTTCGTCATCCGGTGGAGGTGGAACTCCTTCTGTATTCTTTTCTACCTCTATTTTTATCAATTTCTTACGAGATTCTTCCATGTGCGCATTTAGTAGAGCCACCTCGTTATCAATAGCTCTCACTTGATTAACACCTTTATTTATATATCTATCCAAAACATTGTCAGCCCATGAATCTGTCATTAAACCTAGAGACTGCTTAAATCCATTCAACATATTAGCAGCACCAGCCTCAATATCCTCTAAAAAAACATTATCTGGACCATTCTTTAATATATCATTTTTTTGGTCATTCAATTCAGATACTTTCTGCTGAGTTTGTTTTATCTCCTCTAATATAAGTAAACTATCAATATAGGCATTTACAGCAGTAGTGGCTTGCTCTGTATTTATTTTCTCTAAAGTAAGACTACCCAAATATTCAGGAGATAGTTCATTTAATCTTTTTATAACAGCCTCTCTCTCCTCTTTGCTTCTTTTCTCGTCCCTAGCTATATTTAAGAAATCCTTGACTGATACAGCTTCTTGATTCACTATCGAAACAGATCGTCTACGAATATCTTGAAGATTCTTTTCCAAACGCTCACTCTCACTTAACTGTTTATTTGTATCAATAAGTAAACCTATAAGAGATGCACCTATCGTTAGGAGTAGTCCCCATGGATGTGCTTTTGCAACACTATATAAAGTTTTTAGCCCCATGACAATTTTACCAGTCCAAAGTACTTTAGCTTTATCTGCAATAACCGAAGCATTGACAGCAATTGTATATCCTGCAATGGTAGATGTTGCAAGTATAATTGCATTTTTATATTTACTAAATATGGATACTATTTTAACTAATCCTTTGACTGTAAGACTACCAGTACTCACCATATATTTCATAACAGGGAGCAACCGTTCTCCAAGTTCGATCCGAATTTCCTTAAAACGCTTCTTAGCTTTATCCAGCTCTGCCTGAACCGTCGTATTTTGTACATTATACTCATTCGTAATACTGGTACCATCAATGAAAGCCTGATTAGCAGTCTCCTGTTCTTTACGGACCTTCTCAACATTGCTAGCTAATGCGCTGATAACTCCGGCCGCTTCAGCACCACTCAACTTCATTTCCTTTAAAACAGGTGCCATTTTATCCATGCCACCTAATTTCCCCAAACTAGCAAGGAACTGAAGAACAGCTTCATTAGCATCCGTCTCCATCAGCGTTGTGAATTGCTTAACATCCATTCGAGCTATTTTCGCGTACTTTGCAGGCTCCTGATATAATTTTAAGATCAATCCTTGTAAAGCAGTACTGGCCATTTCGCTACGAAGCATATTTTGATCGAGTGCCGAAGCAAAGCCCATGACATCAGTAATTGAAAGTTTTGCCTGTTTTGCCACTCCCCCCATGCGCGCACTGAATTCCACCAAATAAGGTTCAGCAGCACTAGAATTTTGTGCGACTTCGTTCACCGCACTACCGATAGCTAACATATTTTCTTTCATTGAACGTTCGCTATCTCCAAACATATCTGCCAGCTTACCAATATTCTTGATAGCATCCTGCCCCAAATCTTCTCCAAGTGCAACATCAATCATATTGGCAGCTTCTACAAACTCCAGAACATCATTTTTCGCTGTAATACCAAGCCGCCCGGCATCTCCTGCAAGTTCATTTAAACGTTCACGTGCTGTACGAGTATCTATCTTCTTAAACTCCTCATTTAAACCAGCGACCTGTTCACTCGTCATGCCAGTATATTTACGTACCTGGCTTTCCGCTTCCTGCATCTGTGCAAACTCATCCACACATTTACGGGCGGTCAAGGTTATTCCGGTCAACGAGGCTATAAAACTTGCACCGATGGCTCCATATTTATTAAATCCATCAGTCAATTTTGATAAAGAGAACTTAGTAGATTCCGCTGTACCTTTTAGCTCTTTCATTCTTTGGTTAACTGCGTCCAGTTGTGCTTTATACTGAGTGTATAGTGGACTATCACCCGGCAAATTCCGTAGAATGGCATTCAGTTCTTTTTGCCTGTTTTGGAGTTCCTTCACACTCAAACTTCCGATACCTATCTTTTCAAAGAGTTTATCATACTCGGTCTGTAGTGCTTTAACGACTTCCTTTTGTGCTTTATACTCTGCACTATTCTCTCCAAATTTCTTTTTCAGAGAATTCAAAGTTTTATTGGCTGAACGCATTTGCTCTTCCAGCTCAATCATTTTTTGCCTCGCACTATCCTGTTGAATAACAATTTCCAGTTGTACTCTGTCTATCTTTAAACTCATAGTTTCCCAACTAATTAATTAATACACAAAAGTACCCTCCAAAGAAGCCTTAAAAAAGGACACCAAAAAGGCTCGCACTTGTATTTGCGAGCCTTATATTCTAGCCATCCAACCATCGTCCACTGTCCAGCCATGTACCGCCATCTCTCCATTTCCCATCTGTCAGAATCCACCGTTTTTCTGCTTCTACATCACTAATCCGGATCGGATAGAATGTGCCTTGCCATGCTCCAGACCTTCCATCAGCATTGATAACATCCTCTATCTCTTTACAGACATAACGTTTGTTCCGGATTTCAAATATATTCCGCGTATCATAAACGTTAACATCATAACTCTTTATCTTGATGCCGTGCTTATAATCAATATCGTACATACGTGAATAGAGCATTTTATCTAAATATGCTAAGCGCAAATTACCTGTATATGGGGTGTCCTCACAGTTAAAAGAATGAGGGTAATCAATCGTGAAAACTTTAGGGTTAAAATCCTTATCATCTTTGCGCTTTACATAAAGAGTCATCGGTGACATTCCTTTGTAGTATGATACATAAATCTTTTGTTGATTCTTATCTTTTTCCGTAGGGATGTTTTCTCCGCTTTGTATTAACTCATAAATGCC
The Bacteroides luhongzhouii DNA segment above includes these coding regions:
- a CDS encoding phage tail tape measure protein, which gives rise to MSLKIDRVQLEIVIQQDSARQKMIELEEQMRSANKTLNSLKKKFGENSAEYKAQKEVVKALQTEYDKLFEKIGIGSLSVKELQNRQKELNAILRNLPGDSPLYTQYKAQLDAVNQRMKELKGTAESTKFSLSKLTDGFNKYGAIGASFIASLTGITLTARKCVDEFAQMQEAESQVRKYTGMTSEQVAGLNEEFKKIDTRTARERLNELAGDAGRLGITAKNDVLEFVEAANMIDVALGEDLGQDAIKNIGKLADMFGDSERSMKENMLAIGSAVNEVAQNSSAAEPYLVEFSARMGGVAKQAKLSITDVMGFASALDQNMLRSEMASTALQGLILKLYQEPAKYAKIARMDVKQFTTLMETDANEAVLQFLASLGKLGGMDKMAPVLKEMKLSGAEAAGVISALASNVEKVRKEQETANQAFIDGTSITNEYNVQNTTVQAELDKAKKRFKEIRIELGERLLPVMKYMVSTGSLTVKGLVKIVSIFSKYKNAIILATSTIAGYTIAVNASVIADKAKVLWTGKIVMGLKTLYSVAKAHPWGLLLTIGASLIGLLIDTNKQLSESERLEKNLQDIRRRSVSIVNQEAVSVKDFLNIARDEKRSKEEREAVIKRLNELSPEYLGSLTLEKINTEQATTAVNAYIDSLLILEEIKQTQQKVSELNDQKNDILKNGPDNVFLEDIEAGAANMLNGFKQSLGLMTDSWADNVLDRYINKGVNQVRAIDNEVALLNAHMEESRKKLIKIEVEKNTEGVPPPPDDEDKKPWTTRLQNAENAYKEELLLLQKSSDALARTENEYQLDALQKELEFQVERLAIIKKYQSSEKDKKHLAELGKLESEAQSAIYNTLKKSEETRLNLIKEYRDRRLNTVNVGEKNLLLEQSNLNDSGELTEKDYKNRLLAIEITSLYSRLEIAKDYKNDVAELEFQNGEVKAKALKEAGDNILNLEQQISDKRAKIVRDSASQIQNFSNQFNKMNGLASTDQQLAALESFYKSQLELARKNGLDVTLLTSVYEESKRKIQEKGAKDRATVIQKYELDAAEDIRDLKLKALEEEHKKGLLSEEEYEIAKNKINNEYIQKKIEGNEQYFNAVSSIMSSASSAVQGFQDAEMNKVTHKYDKEIKAAKKAGKDTTKLEEEKEEALNQVKRKYADKQFAVSVLQITASTAVAAMEAYKAMAGIPIVGPALGAIAAAAAVASGAAQIAVAKQQRDEAKGLKSGGYSDEYVEGYTKTGNPDDVAGVIPVHKNEFVTNHEGVENPHVRQFLDVFNVAQKNGTIRMLNTTQILEQVRTKSGKYSGGYSDDSVSSSSRYTVSGHIMDEETLRKLFVLLNTNNDLLQSILEKDLIVDSRAVRDGIKKLERMERNVSRG
- a CDS encoding Ig-like domain-containing protein; protein product: MDKLTKEFKSGEVLKAQDLNSIKDKVNELVEGVNTGSSTTITVDSSLSTTSTNPVQNKVITEELNKKVLKVDGKGLSTNDYTTTEQQKLSGIPGQVYSKKEVDDKILSSSQGFVFSESEIQVGSFQMSGSAGVIDNPIYSQFSVLLELPTSLGTTKEYTISDDPLGCNLYFAIDSFIASTGEALKSEIFVSMYEITKVYVDDNYATKVIVKCKETTPLNLNAYLNVRYIKPYSEKIELDITLSDPVAVDSIDIEFPTLKYDKKMLISLTTDDANASSFCRVWAGVNGRPISNKFYHANHLDAGDIPESIIDTTLEKTLGYTDGCGNERRFTHGVAVWPYCSANGSIMMDTTNPVDLSATNTYRFMTPYLQWRDVKMMLKYGCSIYYHNIGTEKFGNDKDVNNVIAGLKADCERAVERVGRGIKVLARPDGNNVFVTAAIQSPHILMSVAENSPAVDILPFSATKLFKAVGSRFFPSGSGSTTEQDVVKTDFIAEYAKAKEQRKWFHFCCHTATLDWVNLLVWFNDNYGKDGSDDIWFTTIDEYYEYDNIRKNAIVRKSLNGSTLHLSIYLPKGQYFYYPDFTLLLDGITQVGGVVANDKITGLSYVVKDGKLMLNVNADAKLLELAEEFTSKYESTRQKVWENDALYIVAQLKEVLRQSYLDRLNVSPDAVTLNSISINSGSSTTISQNVTITPSYTGAPTHYKIGESSDLSGASLVSYSGGNIQYTLSSGYGEKTIYLKMKNAESESVVRSSVITYEEQSTEIALTGLNIMGLTNNLKVGDSCQLSVSYTPANTTQTGITWDSDDKSVATIDSFGMLHIVGNGTANISATSIYNSSITTIQAVNISSSESSKDVAIISEYAWAEYKQAFLFDETANVYITIANANNTNGFPAGGEPIYSAVTGNELSGWCRMYDSEKISYYDVATLDKWLGASSFNPDLSSMFSIPLSYQYSNKYNGIIYPIIGWKVPNGTYKVSILSSTTQSDHTSTGHIKINKVEQTLPSLSLTNNKTWMEFDNIVVDDGKLAIMMWAEKSKRIGFNAIKIEKIS